One part of the Clostridium thermosuccinogenes genome encodes these proteins:
- a CDS encoding spore coat protein CotJB: MDSARERLLREVMAADFTLIELNLYLNTHPYDQRAITIFNECLQKAKALRQNYERLYGPITPMTPSKCPWQWIEDPWPWQ, from the coding sequence ATGGATAGTGCAAGGGAAAGATTGTTAAGGGAAGTGATGGCAGCGGATTTTACCCTTATCGAACTGAACCTGTATCTTAATACGCATCCTTACGACCAGAGGGCCATAACAATATTCAATGAATGCCTGCAAAAAGCTAAAGCCTTAAGGCAAAATTACGAGAGGCTTTATGGTCCCATAACGCCTATGACTCCAAGCAAATGCCCATGGCAGTGGATAGAAGATCCATGGCCGTGGCAGTAA
- a CDS encoding spore coat associated protein CotJA: MDMKKPLNPMAVAPHSFPAWPPSPMLAHAYVPFQHMGNIFNPMEGLSKGTIFPELYRPYGVDPEYTVDA, from the coding sequence ATGGATATGAAAAAACCTTTAAACCCGATGGCGGTGGCACCACATAGTTTTCCGGCATGGCCGCCTTCACCAATGCTTGCCCATGCTTATGTTCCTTTCCAGCATATGGGCAATATTTTTAATCCTATGGAAGGCTTAAGCAAAGGCACCATTTTCCCTGAGCTTTACAGACCATACGGCGTAGACCCAGAGTATACTGTAGATGCCTAG
- the rpsO gene encoding 30S ribosomal protein S15 — protein MLKEKKQEIIDKYKIHENDTGSPEVQIALLTERINHLNEHLKIHKKDHHSRRGLLKMVGQRRGLLNYLMENDIERYRAIVEKLDLRK, from the coding sequence ATGTTAAAGGAAAAAAAGCAGGAAATAATAGACAAGTACAAAATCCATGAGAACGACACAGGATCTCCGGAAGTTCAGATAGCTTTACTTACGGAGAGGATCAACCATTTGAATGAGCATCTGAAAATTCATAAGAAGGATCATCATTCAAGAAGAGGTCTTCTGAAGATGGTAGGTCAAAGAAGAGGACTTCTCAATTATCTCATGGAAAACGATATTGAGAGATATCGTGCTATTGTTGAAAAACTTGACCTTAGAAAATAA